From Solwaraspora sp. WMMD1047, the proteins below share one genomic window:
- a CDS encoding TetR/AcrR family transcriptional regulator, with the protein MASTAAERGQEVRRRLMVAAAELIAERGWAGVSTRLVAERAGVAAGLVHYHFASVRTLLVEAATGVMRTLTAELIALLERAGTPAEALDEMLAMLDAHTGRDPTSLLFAETYLAAARDDEVREAVGEVVEEVRGRLADWLRDRGVPGPTETAAVLTAAIDGVLLHRPLVPGLTREAVAPVLERTLAPASSGRPGGRTAGDPA; encoded by the coding sequence ATGGCGAGCACGGCGGCCGAGCGGGGTCAGGAGGTCCGTCGCCGGCTGATGGTGGCGGCGGCCGAACTCATCGCGGAGCGCGGCTGGGCCGGGGTCAGCACCCGATTGGTGGCCGAGCGCGCCGGGGTCGCGGCGGGGCTGGTGCACTACCACTTCGCCTCGGTACGGACGCTGCTGGTCGAGGCCGCGACCGGGGTGATGCGCACCCTCACGGCCGAGCTGATCGCGCTGCTGGAGCGCGCCGGCACGCCGGCCGAGGCGCTGGACGAGATGCTCGCCATGCTGGACGCCCACACCGGCCGGGATCCGACGTCGCTGCTGTTCGCCGAGACCTACCTGGCGGCAGCCCGGGACGACGAGGTACGCGAGGCGGTCGGCGAGGTCGTCGAGGAGGTCCGCGGCCGGCTCGCCGACTGGCTGCGCGACCGGGGCGTACCGGGGCCGACGGAGACCGCCGCGGTACTCACCGCCGCGATCGACGGCGTACTGCTGCACCGCCCGCTCGTGCCCGGCCTGACCAGGGAGGCCGTGGCGCCCGTACTGGAAAGGACCCTGGCACCCGCGTCGAGCGGGCGCCCCGGCGGACGGACGGCGGGTGACC